In Bernardetia litoralis DSM 6794, the genomic window AAGAAGAAGAAAGACAGAGTTTTTTGGAAAGTGTGGTTAATGAGTGTCAGAGATTGAGTTTTTTGATAAATGAAATTCTGGATATAGAAAGCTTTGATAATCATACAAAGAATAACACACTACAATTAGATATTAGAGAGTTTGATTTGAAAAAATCTATTTATCAGGTTTATAAAATTTTGAAGCCTTTGGCAGAACAAAAAAATATAAATATAGAAGCTGTTTGTATCAAAAATGATGAAAATATAATTGTAGAAGCAGATGAAAAACGAATCGAACAAGCAATTATTAACTTGGTTTCAAATGCTATCAATCACATGAAATTTAATGAAAATGAAATCCCTATTGATAGAATTGATCTGAAAGCTAATAAATCAGAATTTCCTTTGTATAAAATTAAAATTGAAACCAAAATTGAAGCTGACTTTTGGCAAATAAGTATTATTGATAATGGAAAAGGAATTTCAAAAGAAAACCAAGTTTCTATTTTTGAAAAATTTCATCAAATTAGGGATAAAAATAATCGAAAACCAAAAGGAACAGGATTAGGATTGAGCATTGCAAAACGAATTATAGAAGCCCATATTACCGAAAAAACTGCTAAAGACGGAACTATTCAAAAACAAAATGGTCAAATTTGGGTAGAAAGCAAAATAGATAGAGGAACTACTTTTGTAATGAGATTTGCTAGATAAACAAACTTGATTTTCTGCTTTTTTTAACTTAAATTTATTCTTCTAGTATTAAAATATTATTTTATCAAGAAATCTATCACAATTTAAAAATTACCAATTATGAAAATAGGTGTTTTATTATCAGGTGCTGGTGTTTATGATGGTGCAGAAATTCAAGAATCAGTTTTGATTTTATTAGCTTTAGAACAAGCTGGTGTATCTTATTTTTGTATTGCTCCAAATATTGAACAACATCACGTTATCAATCATTTGACAGGAAATGAAATGAATGAGAAAAGAAATGTTTTGGTAGAAGCTGCCCGAATTGCAAGAGGAAATATCAAAGATTTGGCAGAAATAAATGCAGATGATATGGATGGATTGGTAATGCCAGGAGGATTTGGTGTTGCCAAAAATTTTACAAAATGGGCATTTGAAGGTGCAAATGGAGAAATAAACCCAGATGTAAAAAAAATAATCAATGAAATGGTTAGGAATCATAAACCGATTGCAGCCGTTTGTATGTCGCCTACTACTGTTGCAAAGGCATTAGAAGGAAGTGGAATAGAAGCTAATTTGACAATCGGAACAACAAAAGAAAAATCGCCTTATCAGATTGCTGATATTAATGCAGAAATGAAAAAAGTAGATGCGAATCCTGTTTTGTGTCCTGTAACAGAGGTAATTACAGATGATGCAAATAATATTGTTTCTTCCCCTTGTTATATGATGGAAGCAAGTATTAGTCAAATCAATGAAGGAATACAAAAAACGATTGCTAAATTGGTAGAAATGGTGGCGTTACAAAGAGAAAGCTAGAATCAGTTACCAGTTAATTTCTTTAGTTCTGAAATCGTATTTTATTTTTCACCGAATGATTTTAGCTTTTTACCGACTTGTCATTTGGATATATCGAAGAAACAAATCTTGTATCAATTCTTGACGTATATTAGCGTAACGATTAAGACAAAGAAACTCAAAAAAATTATGAATTGATTTGAAATCTTTGACTTAATTATAAAAACTTTGAGGAAATTCTAAGAAAGACATTGAAACTAAATTGGTAAAAAAAGACTTTTGAGATATGATTATTTATAATCACAAAAGCACCTTTTCAGAAATCAGTTTTTTACTTCAAAATTTCTTAAAAAGATGCTTAGTTTTTAGGATAGGATTGATTGAAATAAGTCAGCAAATTTATTGCTGACTTATTTTTTTGTCTATTTTTGACAAACATCTGTAATTTACTATTTTATTAGCAAATTGCAAAATTTTTTGATAATCTTTGTTTTATCTTTATCATTCACTTGTAGCTAAAATAATTCTGAAAGTAGTTCCTTTTCCTACTTCTGACTTCAAAACACTTATTTTTCCGTTGTGATATTGTTCTACAATTCGTCTTGCCAGTGTAAGTCCTAGTCCCCAGCCTCGTTTTTTGGTCGTAAACCCTGGACGAAAGACTGTTTTAATCTGACTTTGTGGAATACCTT contains:
- the elbB gene encoding isoprenoid biosynthesis glyoxalase ElbB produces the protein MKIGVLLSGAGVYDGAEIQESVLILLALEQAGVSYFCIAPNIEQHHVINHLTGNEMNEKRNVLVEAARIARGNIKDLAEINADDMDGLVMPGGFGVAKNFTKWAFEGANGEINPDVKKIINEMVRNHKPIAAVCMSPTTVAKALEGSGIEANLTIGTTKEKSPYQIADINAEMKKVDANPVLCPVTEVITDDANNIVSSPCYMMEASISQINEGIQKTIAKLVEMVALQRES